From the genome of Paraburkholderia aromaticivorans, one region includes:
- the argF gene encoding ornithine carbamoyltransferase → MTAKKIRHYLQFKDFSLEDYEYVLERARILKRKFKNYETYHPLHDRTLAMIFEKNSTRTRLSFEAGIFQLGGHAVFMSTRDTQLGRGEPIEDAAQVISRMVDIIMIRTFGQDILQRFSENSRVPVINGLTNEYHPCQVLADIFTYFEHRGPIRGKTVAWVGDANNMLYTWIEAAQILGFKLRLSTPPGYKLDRAMVAAESAPFYEEFDDPNEACAGADLVTTDVWTSMGFEAENEARKKAFADWCVDADMMARANPDALFMHCLPAHRGEEVSAEVIDGPQSVVWDEAENRLHVQKALMEYLLLGKLNH, encoded by the coding sequence ATGACCGCCAAGAAAATTCGCCACTACCTGCAGTTCAAGGATTTCTCGCTGGAAGACTACGAGTACGTGCTGGAGCGCGCGCGCATTCTAAAGCGCAAATTCAAGAACTACGAGACTTACCATCCGCTGCACGATCGCACGCTGGCGATGATCTTCGAAAAAAATTCGACACGCACGCGCCTGTCGTTCGAAGCCGGCATCTTCCAGTTGGGCGGCCACGCCGTTTTCATGAGCACACGCGACACGCAGCTCGGCCGCGGCGAACCGATCGAAGACGCTGCGCAAGTGATCTCGCGCATGGTCGACATCATCATGATCCGCACGTTCGGCCAGGACATTCTCCAGCGCTTTTCCGAGAATTCGCGCGTGCCGGTGATCAACGGGCTGACCAACGAATATCACCCGTGCCAGGTGCTGGCGGACATCTTCACGTACTTCGAGCATCGCGGCCCGATTCGCGGCAAGACGGTCGCATGGGTCGGCGACGCCAACAACATGCTGTACACGTGGATCGAAGCCGCGCAGATTCTCGGCTTCAAGCTGCGCCTGTCCACCCCGCCGGGCTACAAGCTCGACCGCGCCATGGTCGCCGCAGAAAGCGCGCCGTTCTACGAAGAATTCGACGATCCGAACGAAGCGTGCGCCGGCGCCGACCTCGTGACCACCGACGTTTGGACCAGCATGGGCTTCGAGGCCGAAAACGAGGCGCGCAAGAAAGCCTTCGCCGACTGGTGCGTCGACGCCGACATGATGGCGCGCGCCAACCCGGATGCGCTCTTCATGCACTGCCTGCCGGCCCACCGCGGCGAGGAAGTCAGCGCGGAAGTGATCGACGGTCCGCAAAGCGTCGTGTGGGACGAGGCGGAAAATCGTCTGCACGTGCAAAAGGCACTGATGGAATACCTGCTGCTCGGCAAGCTGAATCACTGA
- a CDS encoding DUF3579 domain-containing protein: MAEAAPTEYFIQGITSTGKRFRPSDWSERLAGVMACFGPGARKGPNAYMQYSLYVRPTMLGDLKCVILDSRLRDIEPMAFDFVLNFAKDNDLVVTEACELPPEHGTQQPKNTR, encoded by the coding sequence ATGGCCGAAGCAGCTCCAACCGAATATTTCATTCAGGGCATTACGTCGACCGGAAAAAGGTTTCGACCGAGCGACTGGTCGGAGCGCCTCGCAGGCGTCATGGCGTGCTTCGGTCCCGGTGCAAGGAAGGGGCCGAACGCCTACATGCAGTACTCGCTTTACGTTCGACCGACCATGCTCGGCGACCTCAAATGCGTGATTCTCGACTCGCGCTTGCGTGACATCGAGCCAATGGCTTTCGACTTCGTTCTCAACTTCGCGAAAGACAACGACCTCGTCGTGACCGAGGCTTGCGAGTTGCCGCCGGAGCATGGCACGCAGCAGCCCAAGAACACGCGCTAA
- the rpsT gene encoding 30S ribosomal protein S20: MANSAQARKRARQAAKANSHNSALRSKFRTAIKAVRKAIDAGDKAKAAEIFQASSKTIDIIADKKIVHKNKAARHKSRLAAAIKGLQAPAAQ, from the coding sequence ATGGCTAACTCCGCACAAGCACGCAAGCGCGCCCGCCAGGCCGCCAAGGCAAACTCGCACAACTCGGCACTGCGCTCGAAGTTCCGCACGGCTATCAAGGCTGTCCGCAAGGCGATCGACGCCGGCGACAAGGCCAAGGCCGCAGAAATCTTCCAGGCATCGTCGAAGACCATCGACATCATCGCCGACAAGAAAATCGTTCACAAGAACAAGGCTGCTCGCCATAAGAGCCGTCTCGCTGCAGCCATCAAGGGTCTGCAAGCGCCCGCAGCGCAGTAA
- the murJ gene encoding murein biosynthesis integral membrane protein MurJ has product MNLFRALLTVSGFTLLSRVTGLARETLIARAFGASQYTDAFYVAFRIPNLLRRISAEGAFSQAFVPILAEFKNQQGHDATKALVDATSTVLAWALAVLSLIGVVGASGVVFIVASGLAHEGQAYALAVTMTRIMFPYIIFISLTSLASGVLNTYKNFSLPAFAPVLLNVAFIVAAVLVAPRLQTPVYALAWAVIAGGVLQFVVQLPGLKKIDMIPRIGLNPVKALAHRGVKRVLSKMVPAMFAVSVAQISLIINTNIASRIGPGAVSWINYADRLMEFPTALLGVALGTILLPSLSKAHVDADPHEYSSLLDWGLRVTFLLAAPSAVALFFFAQPLTATLFHYGKFDGNSVVMVSRALSAYGVGLIGLILIKILAPGFYAKQDIKTPVKIGVGVLILTQLSNYLFVPIFAHAGLTLSVGLGACGNALLLFLGLRKRGIYTPSSGWLKFFVQLLGACLVLAGAMHWLAISFDWIGLHSRPVDRMVLLAACLVLFAALYFGMLWLMGFKYAYFKRRAK; this is encoded by the coding sequence ATGAATCTATTCCGAGCCCTGCTGACGGTCAGCGGCTTCACGTTGCTGTCGCGCGTGACCGGACTGGCCCGCGAAACGCTGATCGCACGCGCGTTCGGTGCCAGTCAATACACTGACGCGTTCTACGTCGCCTTCCGCATTCCGAACCTGCTGCGCCGCATCTCCGCCGAAGGCGCGTTCTCGCAGGCCTTCGTGCCGATTCTCGCCGAGTTCAAGAACCAGCAAGGCCACGACGCCACCAAGGCGCTAGTCGACGCCACGTCGACGGTGCTCGCCTGGGCGCTCGCCGTTCTCTCGCTGATCGGCGTGGTCGGCGCGTCGGGCGTGGTGTTCATCGTCGCTTCGGGCCTTGCGCACGAAGGGCAGGCGTACGCGCTCGCGGTCACCATGACGCGCATCATGTTCCCGTACATCATTTTCATTTCGCTGACGTCGCTGGCGTCGGGCGTGCTGAATACGTACAAGAACTTCTCGCTGCCCGCATTCGCGCCGGTTCTGCTGAACGTCGCGTTCATCGTCGCCGCCGTGCTCGTCGCGCCGCGCCTGCAAACGCCGGTCTATGCGCTCGCGTGGGCGGTGATCGCGGGCGGCGTGCTGCAGTTCGTCGTGCAGTTGCCGGGTCTGAAGAAGATCGACATGATTCCGCGCATCGGCCTGAATCCGGTGAAGGCGCTCGCGCATCGCGGCGTGAAGCGCGTGCTGTCCAAGATGGTGCCCGCGATGTTCGCCGTCTCGGTCGCGCAGATCAGCCTGATCATCAACACGAATATCGCGTCGCGCATCGGCCCGGGGGCGGTGTCCTGGATCAACTACGCCGACCGGCTGATGGAGTTCCCGACCGCGCTGCTGGGTGTCGCGCTCGGCACGATCCTGCTGCCGAGCCTCTCGAAGGCGCACGTCGACGCCGATCCGCACGAGTATTCGTCGCTGCTCGACTGGGGCTTGCGCGTCACCTTTCTGCTCGCGGCGCCGAGCGCCGTGGCGCTGTTTTTCTTCGCGCAGCCGCTGACCGCCACGTTGTTTCACTACGGCAAGTTCGACGGCAACTCGGTCGTGATGGTCTCGCGCGCGCTGTCCGCTTACGGCGTCGGCCTGATCGGCCTGATTCTCATCAAGATCCTCGCGCCGGGGTTCTATGCGAAGCAGGACATCAAGACGCCGGTGAAAATCGGTGTCGGCGTGCTGATTCTCACGCAGTTGAGCAACTACCTGTTCGTGCCGATTTTCGCGCACGCGGGTTTGACGCTGAGCGTCGGGCTCGGCGCTTGCGGCAATGCATTGCTGCTGTTTCTCGGGCTGCGCAAGCGCGGCATCTATACGCCGTCGAGCGGCTGGCTCAAATTCTTCGTGCAGTTGCTCGGCGCCTGTCTGGTGCTGGCCGGCGCCATGCACTGGCTGGCAATCAGCTTTGACTGGATCGGCCTGCACAGCCGGCCGGTCGATCGCATGGTGTTGCTCGCAGCGTGCCTCGTTCTGTTCGCCGCGCTATATTTCGGTATGCTTTGGCTGATGGGCTTCAAGTACGCTTATTTCAAAAGGCGAGCGAAGTGA
- a CDS encoding SirB1 family protein, giving the protein MTRVLDYFSTLVAEDESLPLTEAALSLAQDAYPDLDLQSTLAEIDELVVRLQRRMPDDADIKQKVGILNRFFFRELGFASNLNDYYDPDNSHLNAVLKRRRGIPISLAVLYLEMAEQIGVPARGVSFPGHFLLRVTTPDGDVMLDPTSGHSLSESEMVEMLEPYVASAGESVSRALRMLLQPATRREIIARMLRNLKSTYLQTERWQRLLAVQQRLVILLPESIEEVRDRGFAYARLDYLRPALEDLERYLGDRPDAEDATVVESQLHELRQRTQHNDRE; this is encoded by the coding sequence ATGACGCGCGTTCTCGACTATTTCAGCACGCTGGTCGCCGAAGACGAGAGTCTTCCGCTGACCGAGGCGGCGCTTTCGCTCGCGCAGGACGCCTACCCCGATCTCGATCTGCAAAGCACGCTCGCCGAGATCGACGAACTGGTGGTGCGCCTGCAGCGGCGCATGCCGGACGACGCCGACATCAAGCAGAAAGTCGGTATCCTGAACCGGTTCTTCTTCCGTGAGCTGGGTTTCGCCAGCAATCTGAACGATTACTACGATCCCGACAACAGCCATCTGAATGCGGTGCTCAAGCGGCGCCGCGGCATTCCGATTTCGCTGGCCGTGCTGTATCTGGAGATGGCCGAACAGATCGGCGTTCCGGCGCGCGGCGTGTCGTTTCCCGGCCACTTCCTGTTGCGCGTGACAACGCCCGACGGCGACGTGATGCTCGATCCGACCAGCGGGCACTCACTGTCCGAATCGGAGATGGTGGAAATGCTGGAGCCTTATGTGGCGTCGGCGGGCGAATCGGTGAGCCGGGCGTTGCGCATGCTGCTGCAACCGGCCACGCGTCGCGAGATCATCGCCCGCATGCTGCGCAATCTGAAGTCCACCTATCTTCAGACGGAACGCTGGCAGCGCTTGCTGGCGGTGCAGCAGCGCCTCGTGATCCTGCTGCCGGAGAGTATCGAGGAAGTGCGTGATCGCGGCTTCGCTTATGCGCGGCTCGACTACCTGCGCCCGGCGCTCGAAGACCTGGAGCGCTATCTCGGCGACCGGCCGGATGCCGAAGACGCGACCGTGGTGGAGTCGCAGCTGCACGAACTGCGTCAGCGTACGCAACACAACGACCGCGAGTAG